TTTTTGGATGCCGCAAAAGACACCTATAAAATAATGGTGAAGAAGATCACTCTGTCGGATGGCGATGAAGAAGTGACGGTGATGTTTAACTGTTTAAAGCGTAAATAGCTTTTAGTTATGGATCTCTGACAAAGTAGAGCTACTCTACTGAGAAAAAAATATGCCCGTTTATGAGTATGAACATCTTGGCGAGGGCTGTGTACTTGGTAAACAGTTTGAGTTGACTCAATCTATCTACAGTGCCAAGTTTGCAAAATGCCCAGAATGTGGGGCCAAAGTACGAAAGCTGGTTTCTCTGGCTGGAATAAGCACGCCAAAGACCAACAGTGATTTGAAAAATATGGGTTTTACCAAGCTGGTCAGACGCGATAACGGAGTTTATGAAAATGTCACGGCGACCGGCAATGAAAGCAAGGTGTGGGATTCGAGAAAACCGGGAACCATGCCAGATTTCTCAAAGAAGATCGGCGACTAGGACAGAAGTCAAAGTGACTATTGGTCGATTGGTTGAAAAGTGTAATGGCTGATTCGTATGATACGTTTTTAGTCCAACAATTTTTAACTTTTAATTTTTAACTTTTCACTGTTTTTTAAAATGATAGATTCAGAATATGACGTAATTATTGTCGGGGCCGGCCATGCCGGTTGTGAGGCTGCCCTGGCCTCTGCACGTATGGGTTGCAAGACATTAATTGCCGTGATCAACGTAGATGGTATTGGTGCTATGTCA
This genomic window from Desulfobulbaceae bacterium contains:
- a CDS encoding zinc ribbon domain-containing protein, which encodes MPVYEYEHLGEGCVLGKQFELTQSIYSAKFAKCPECGAKVRKLVSLAGISTPKTNSDLKNMGFTKLVRRDNGVYENVTATGNESKVWDSRKPGTMPDFSKKIGD